The stretch of DNA GGTGAAGGTCAACGCCAATATCGGAAACTCCGCGGTGTCCTCCTCCATCGAGGAGGAGGTGGAGAAGATGACCTGGGCGACCCGCTGGGGCGCCGACACGGTCATGGACCTCTCCACCGGCCGCAACATCCACACCACTCGTGAGTGGGTGCTGCGCAACTCCCCCGTCCCCATCGGCACGGTCCCGCTCTACCAGGCTCTGGAGAAGGTGGACGGCAAGGCCGAGGAGCTGACCTGGGAGATCTACAAGGACACCGTCATCGAGCAGGCCGAGCAGGGCGTGGACTACATGACCGTCCACGCCGGTGTACGCCTCGCCTACGTGCCGCTGACCGCGAACCGAAAGACCGGCATCGTCTCGCGCGGCGGCTCGATCATGGCCGCCTGGTGCCTGGCGCACCACAAGGAGTCGTTCCTCTACGAGAACTTCGAGGAGCTCTGCGAGATCCTCGCGGCCTACGACGTCACGTACTCGTTGGGCGACGGACTCCGGCCCGGCTCGATCGCGGACGCCAACGACGAGGCACAGTTCGCGGAACTGCGCACGCTCGGGGAACTCGGCCGGATCGCCAGGCGTTTGGACGTACAGACCATGATCGAGGGCCCGGGCCATGTCCCGATGCACAAGATCAAGGAGAACATCGACCTTCAGCAGGAGATCTGCGATGAGGCTCCGTTCTATACGCTCGGCCCGCTGACGACGGACGTCGCCCCGGCGTACGACCACATCACCTCCGGCATCGGCGCCGCGATGATCGCCTGGTGGGGCACGGCCATGCTCTGCTACGTCACGCCCAAGGAGCACCTGGGGCTGCCCAACCGTGACGACGTCAAGACCGGTGTCATCACCTACAAGATCGCCGCCCACGCGGCCGACCTCGCCAAGGGGCACCCGGGCGCGCAGGAGTGGGACGACGCACTGTCCGACGCCCGCTTCGAGTTCCGGTGGGAGGACCAGTTCAACCTCTCCCTCGACCCGGACACGGCACGGGAGTTCCACGACGAGACCCTCCCGGCGGAACCTGCCAAGACGGCCCACTTCTGCTCGATGTGCGGCCCTAAGTTCTGCTCGATGAAGATCTCGCAGGACATCCG from Streptomyces sp. 6-11-2 encodes:
- the thiC gene encoding phosphomethylpyrimidine synthase ThiC, producing MTNKDVRTPASDQISSDAERTASDASDGEAGKSIGWHKGYVEGSRPDLRVPVRQVHLTNGQSVTLYDTSGPYTDPLVGTDVRRGLPPLRENWIVARGDTEEYAGRPVRPEDDGIKHTSPRGGLRNLDAVFPGRPRQPRRGRDGGAVTQLAYARRGEITPEMEFVAIRENVAPETVREEIAAGRAVLPANVNHPEIEPMIIGKRFLVKVNANIGNSAVSSSIEEEVEKMTWATRWGADTVMDLSTGRNIHTTREWVLRNSPVPIGTVPLYQALEKVDGKAEELTWEIYKDTVIEQAEQGVDYMTVHAGVRLAYVPLTANRKTGIVSRGGSIMAAWCLAHHKESFLYENFEELCEILAAYDVTYSLGDGLRPGSIADANDEAQFAELRTLGELGRIARRLDVQTMIEGPGHVPMHKIKENIDLQQEICDEAPFYTLGPLTTDVAPAYDHITSGIGAAMIAWWGTAMLCYVTPKEHLGLPNRDDVKTGVITYKIAAHAADLAKGHPGAQEWDDALSDARFEFRWEDQFNLSLDPDTAREFHDETLPAEPAKTAHFCSMCGPKFCSMKISQDIRREHGASRAEIAEGMAQKSKEFAQAGNRVYLPIAD